In Humulus lupulus chromosome 6, drHumLupu1.1, whole genome shotgun sequence, a single genomic region encodes these proteins:
- the LOC133782340 gene encoding uncharacterized protein LOC133782340 — translation MKFAVKAWSSGKARTGILQLGNCPGSIETPALLLSTRKGLPHFIPPDLLPSLPSPHSHLLQVSPLHFLEGLSLKTISSLGGLNQMLGLPDYAFAAVARDSIQSLPEYSSTNKIGASFETRCGRCLIKPVDYVEMISCMRPNVWATLADEVPVWVSEKRNKTSVDRTVKWLDECIALSSAGGAILGSIVGGSDVEERERCAQEVSRRSVSGYLIGGFGLGESMEERPALLNAVTNMLQKEKPRFVCGLGLPEEVLQGVAAGIDIFDSEYIYHLTLGGIALTFPPFEADITTTDFQPSYIGVEQTKINLRATIYRKDTSPILKICGCYTCQNHTRAYINHLLNVHEMLAQILLEIHNTHHYLTFFKSIREAIKAGDFDKFRQRYIESGRECDDVVDAVAAVCV, via the exons ATGAAATTTGCGGTTAAGGCGTGGAGCAGTGGAAAAGCAAGGACAGGGATACTCCAACTGGGCAATTGCCCCGGTTCAATAGAGACCCCTGCTCTTCTCCTCTCCACCCGTAAAGGTCTTCCCCATTTTATCCCCCCTGATCTTCTTCCTTCTCTTCCTTCCCCTCATTCCCATCTCCTCCAAGTTAGCCCACTTCACTT CTTGGAAGGCCTATCACTAAAAACAATATCAAGCCTTGGAGGATTGAACCAAATGCTTGGTTTGCCGGACTATGCATTTGCTGCTGTAGCCAGGGACTCTATACAAAGTCTTCCAGAATATAGTTCCACTAATAAAATCGGAGCATCTTTTGAGACTCGTTGCGGTCGATGTTTG ATTAAACCTGTAGATTATGTTGAAATGATTAGTTGCATGAGGCCTAACGTATGGGCCACTTTGGCAGATGAAGTTCCTGTATGGGTATCAGAGAAGAGAAACAAGACCTCTGTGGATCGAACTGTGAAATGGCTTGATGAATGCATTGCGTTAAGCTCG GCAGGTGGAGCTATTCTTGGATCCATCGTTGGAGGCTCTGATGTTGAAGAACGTGAACGATGCGCACAAGAGGTATCCAGGAGAAGCGTTTCAG GTTATTTAATTGGAGGCTTTGGACTTGGAGAGAGCATGGAGGAGCGCCCTGCTCTTCTGAATGCTGTAACT AATATGCTACAAAAGGAGAAGCCGCGTTTTGTCTGTGGGCTTGGACTTCCAG AGGAGGTTTTGCAGGGAGTCGCCGCAGGCATTGATATTTTCGACTCTGA GTATATATACCATCTAACCCTTGGAGGCATTGCACTTACATTTCCACCTTTTGAAGCTGACATTACTACTACTGATTTTCAGCCTAGTTATATTGGAGTTGAACAGACCAAAATTAATTTGAGAGCAACAATATACAG GAAAGATACATCACCAATTTTAAAAATTTGTGGCTGCTATACATGCCAGAATCACACAAGAGCTTACATCAATCACCTGCTCAATGTTCACGAAATGCTTGCTCAGATTCTGCTAGAAAT ACATAACACTCATCATTATCTAACTTTCTTCAAGTCAATAAGAGAAGCAATCAAAGCTGGTGACTTTGACAAATTTCGACAGAGATATATTGAGAGTGGGCGTGAATGTGATGATGTTGTAGATGCTGTTGCTGCTGTATGCGTTTGA